The following is a genomic window from Synechococcus sp. JA-2-3B'a(2-13).
CCGCTAGCTACACCGCCGGGAAGCCCCGCCCTCTATTAGTTAGTGGCTAGTGAATAGTGAATAGTCACTATCCACTAACCACTATCCACTATTCACTATCCAGGGTGAGGGTCGGGATGAAAGGCGGGGACATGATGTTTTGTCCTTACTGGTGCCATAAAAAGTAGCGGGGTTTTATACACTGCCGCTATAGACATCAAGTACAGGGGCGGGGCATCCCGTCCTTTTCGCGTTAGCGGGACGTAGTCCTTAAGCCCAGGAAATGTCCTTTTCGCGCTAGCGGCGCGGAGCGCTAACCGGAGTCACTGTTCGCGTCAGCGGGACGGAGTCCTTGAAGCCCGCACTCTCTCGCTTTAGCGGCGCGGAGCGCTTTGCATCAACATGAGTGCGGGAGTATGTCACTTAAAATGACTACACCAGTCTTGTTCAGCACCAATCTATTGGGTTAGCGCAACACCAGGGCTAGAGCAGTCCCTTGGGATCCCGTCTCGACCAACCGCAAGTCCCCCCCGTGGGCCTGCAGGATGCGCCTGGCGATATATAGCCCCAGACCTCCTGAGCCGGTTGGGTAGTGGTGGCCGGCAATGTGAATGGGCTGGGTCACGTAGGGTTGGGCCAACTCTTCTAGGGGAGCCGGCAAGCCGGGGCCATCATCCTGCACCTGGATCTGGTGGGGGCTGACGATTAACACCACCGCATGGCGTGCGTAGCGCAAGGCGTTGTCCACCAGATTCACCAGCGCCCGCTCCAGCTCTGCCTCATCGGCGTTGCCCCACCCTTCTCCTTCGACTCGCAGATCGATCCCCCGCTCCTGGGCCAGGGATCCCATGCGCTCGGCCACCTTTCTGGCCAGGGATCCCAGATCACAAGGCCGAGGATGCAACTCGATCTCTCCCCGCTCCAGGCGGTGAGCCTCCACCATTTTCTGCACCAGAGAGAGATTGTGTTGATTTTCCTGCAGGATGCGATCCAGCAGAGCGCGACGTTGCTCCGGCTCGAGCTGTTGATCCTGTTTAAAGGCGCTCAGCAGGTGCCCAAAGGCGATGAGGGGGGTTTTGAGGTCGTGAACGAGGGTAGCGGTAAAGGCTTCTCGCCGCATTTGATCGATCTGGATCTGGCGCAGCAACTGGGCAAAAGCCTGCCGCAAGATCAGGGCTTCCTGGGGATCCCCGGGGCGGAGCAGCAGATTCCAACGGGCGGGCTGGTTAATCAAGGTTTCCAAATGAGCCAACTCGCGGGCCAGCAGGGTGAGGGGGCGCAAAATCATGGAGGACAGAGCATAGCCCACCACCGCCGACAGCACCGCCAGCAACGGGATCCACAGCAGCAGCAGGAGGATCCCTTCAGTGCTGAACTGCGTGTCGGGCCAGATCCACTGCACCGACAGGATGAAAACCAAGTTGGGGACGAACGAAAGGCTGGCAATGACCAATGCCACCTGGGTGCGCAAGCTGTGGGGAAAGCGGCGGCGCCAAAACTCAAGTACGCGGAGTGGTTGCTGTTTCAAACTCGGTGCGCTCGCTTTGACAAGACCTGCTTAAATAATGAACCAATGGTACGGAAGAATGAACATCCCCTCACGGTCAAGGCTGAAGAGTTCTTTCCTAGGTCTTAGAATGACCGTTATGTCTTGAGCCACTTCATCCCCATGAATAAAGAAGGATGCCGTAACCCCAGCTTTTAGGATACCCAGCTACCCCATTCTTTAGAGAAGCCGCGCCGTATTCCGGTTGGCAAAGCTGTGGACATCACGGCAAAGGCAGCTTGATCCCCGGGCATGACCAACGTCGAGCAATTATGGCCATCTTATAGCCATTTCAAACTAGATTGAGACACTCCCCAAGCGCTCTGCGCCGCTTCCGCGACCACCCCAAGCCCCTCTCTTTTTGGGAGAGGGGAGTTAGAGAGCAATGAACGAAAATGTTTTATTCCTATTCAAGATGACTATAATGCGGAGCACTTAAGCTCCTAGGACATGAAAAAACCCCTGGGCGTCTGTCCGTGTTTCGACCCCAGAGGCTTCTTCTCTTCACTCCTCACCACTATTGAGCGTAGCCGCCCTTCCAAAGGCTGTCAAGCACTTTCCCATTGGGGTTGGCGTGTGGGAAATTGCGCTAGGGTGGCACTGCCGTACAGGATCATCTGCTGGGGCTGCAAGTTCACCCGGTCTACCCGCAGCTCAGTGCCTCGCAAGGCGAGCCGATCCAAATCCAGAAGCTCATTCAGGCAGCGTACCAAAGCTTGGCTCAAGGCTAGCTCCTCTTCTGTACCGCTTTCAAACACTGGATCTGTAAAGCGGATGCGACGCCGCTCCAGCACCTCAACCTGGGCGGAAAAACCGACGCAGAAAGCCCTGGCTTCTCCCTGCTGTACATTTGCCTGGAATTGCAGTCGTCGCGCCGGGGTGATGCTGATATGGACGTGATGGAAGGATAGGGGGCTATCATCCTGCTTTCCTAAGGCCAGCCTATTCAGCACAAAAGGTGTGTTAAACGATTGCGCCAGATCGTCTTCGCTCAGCACCACGCGCATTGTGGCCTGTACTGGCTGGCGCAGCTTGATCTTCCCCTGCCAAATTTGGCTGAAATCGATGGCCACCGCGTTGCAAAACAGCTCTAGGGCCGAAAGCCTCAGGCCGTTGTACATCTGCAGATGCTGGCCCAACAGTTCAAAGCTGTCGATACGACCCTGCAACAATTTGGCAACAGGCTCCACTCGCACGCGCGCCTCCAGCCGCTCTGCATGCTTAAAGAGGGCACGAATGGCTGCGCCTACCCCTCGGCTAACCCAATCGACAGCCATGGGATTCTGCAGGGAAAGTTGGGGCAGGAGTCCTGTAGCCATGGGAAAAGGTAAAGAGCGCCTACAGGGATCATAACCAACCATTAAGAAAAGTTACAACCTTTGCCAACGGAGAGGCTGTTCTCTCAGGGGTAGGTGCGTCCCTCCTGCATAGCCGAGCGGGCCACGGCTGCGATCCCCTGGTCGGTGGCACGGGGCAGATGAAAGTACCGTCCGCCCGCCAATTCCGCCAGCTCGGCGCTGAAGCCGGTGGTTACAAAGCGGCTTTGGGAGTCGATCAAGAGCAGCTTCAACCCCAGGGCGCGGATGCGCAGGGCGAT
Proteins encoded in this region:
- a CDS encoding sensor histidine kinase, which encodes MKQQPLRVLEFWRRRFPHSLRTQVALVIASLSFVPNLVFILSVQWIWPDTQFSTEGILLLLLWIPLLAVLSAVVGYALSSMILRPLTLLARELAHLETLINQPARWNLLLRPGDPQEALILRQAFAQLLRQIQIDQMRREAFTATLVHDLKTPLIAFGHLLSAFKQDQQLEPEQRRALLDRILQENQHNLSLVQKMVEAHRLERGEIELHPRPCDLGSLARKVAERMGSLAQERGIDLRVEGEGWGNADEAELERALVNLVDNALRYARHAVVLIVSPHQIQVQDDGPGLPAPLEELAQPYVTQPIHIAGHHYPTGSGGLGLYIARRILQAHGGDLRLVETGSQGTALALVLR
- a CDS encoding LmeA family phospholipid-binding protein, with amino-acid sequence MAVDWVSRGVGAAIRALFKHAERLEARVRVEPVAKLLQGRIDSFELLGQHLQMYNGLRLSALELFCNAVAIDFSQIWQGKIKLRQPVQATMRVVLSEDDLAQSFNTPFVLNRLALGKQDDSPLSFHHVHISITPARRLQFQANVQQGEARAFCVGFSAQVEVLERRRIRFTDPVFESGTEEELALSQALVRCLNELLDLDRLALRGTELRVDRVNLQPQQMILYGSATLAQFPTRQPQWESA